A genomic region of Vigna radiata var. radiata cultivar VC1973A unplaced genomic scaffold, Vradiata_ver6 scaffold_86, whole genome shotgun sequence contains the following coding sequences:
- the LOC106754206 gene encoding DEAD-box ATP-dependent RNA helicase 1, with translation MVGVILFCIGEDDLLLWLAKVVLSATLTRDPGRLVQLNLRHPLFLSAGKMRYRLPENLESFKLICERKVKPLYLVALLKSLGEEKCIVFTRFVDSTHRLCKLLNCFGDLQIDIKEYSGRQHQRVRSKTLNEFRKRQFQVLVSSDAMTRGMDVEGVRNVINYDVPKYIKTYVHRAGRIARAGQTGRWFTLMSNDEEMAPAASSNMVPASPPPSFKRNDPRKPNKKTLDQEQDVNDNPSSVSMDCKVRLQAPLDHQVQFDDHVVIQGSAKELGSWNKNVPLN, from the exons ATGGTTGGTGTAATTTTAT TCTGTATAGGGGAAGATGATCTTCTTTTGTGGCTGGCAAAGGTGGTTTTGTCTGCGACATTAACTCGAGATCCAGGAAGGCTTGTTCAGCTTAATTTGCGTCACCCTTTGTTCCTCAGTGCTGGCAAAATGCGGTATAGGCTCCCAGAAAATTTGGAATCATTCAAACTG ATTTGTGAAAGAAAGGTCAAACCCCTGTACTTGGTTGCCCTTTTGAAATCCCTAGGAGAAGAAAAATGCATAGTTTTTACAAGATTTGTGGACTCAACACATCGTCTATGCAAATTGCTGAATTGTTTTGGAGATCTGCAAATTGACATCAAAGAGTATTCTGGTCGTCAACATCAACGTGTAAGAAG CAAGACACTGAATGAGTTTAGAAAACGGCAGTTTCAAGTGCTTGTATCTTCTGATGCAATGACTCGTGGAATGGATGTAGAAGGTGTAagaaatgttattaattatgacGTGCCCAAATACATAAAGACTTATGTTCATCGAGCTGGCAGGATTGCAAGAGCTGGCCAGACTGGGCGTTGGTTTACATTGATGTCAAATGATGAG GAAATGGCCCCTGCAGCTTCGTCGAACATGGTGCCTGCATCTCCACCACCAAGCTTCAAAAGAAATGATCCAAGGAAACCGAATAAGAAAACACT GGACCAAGAACAAGATGTAAACGACAATCCTTCTTCCGTCTCCATGGACTGCAAAGTTCGTCTGCAAGCTCCATTAGATCACCAAGTTCAATTTGACGATCACGTTGTCATCCAAGGATCCGCCAAGGAATTAGGATCATGGAACAAGAACGTTCCCTTAAACTAG